CGAAGACGGCGCCAAACAAGTGGCTGCGATGATGAATCAGGCGATCGCGAGCAATAAGTAAGCGATTCGCAATAGATCATAGGAAGAAGTCGGAGGCATTTCGGAAGTCCGGAATGCCTCCGCTGAATAAGGGGAGGTAGGCCATGAATTCGAGAAGCAGATACGTCTGGGCATATATTATGATTGCACCTACCTTGCTCGGTACAGTTTTATTCTGGACCTGGCCGGCGATTTACTCGATTTATCTTAGCTTTTTAAAATCCGAGAATTTCGGGATGGTCAATCATTGGGTTGGTTTGGCGAACTACGAAAGGCTGTTCAAGGATAAAGAATTTTGGCAAAATCTGCGAAACACGTTGTATTATGCGGTGATGTTCGTGCCGCTGACGCTTTTGTTCTCTACCTTTTTTGCCGTACTGCTCAACGCCAAAATTCGCGGATTGTCCGCATACCGAGTCATCTTTTTCTTGCCTCAAGTCACGATGCCTGCCGCAGCGGCCATGGTTTGGGTCGTGCTTTTTGCCCGCGATTACGGTTTTATCAACTACTTGCTGGGCACTCATGTCGCATGGATTTCCGATACGAGGTTTGCGATGTTTGCGCTGGTGATCGTAGGGGTATGGGGGGCGATCGGATTCAATATGCTGCTCATATTGGCGGGCTTGCAGGGCATTCCGAGAGCCTTGTATGAAGCGGCTGAAATCGATGGAGCCGTGCGGTTCCGAAAGTTCCGATATATCACGCTGCCGCTGCTTACGCCAACCTTGTTTTTCACGACGGTTGTCCTCATGATCGGCGCAACGCAAATTTTCGATTCGATCTATTTGCTGATCGGCAAAACGAACGTAGCGCTGCCTGCGGTACGTTCTCTCGTCTATGCGTATTATCAAAATTCGTTCGTATATTATGATCAGAACTACGGAGCAGCTATCGTCAATATTTTGCTGGTCATCAATTTGATTTTGACTGGCCTGCAGTTTGCTTTTCAGAAAAAATGGGTCGTCTACGATTAAGGGGGTAAGAGAATGGCGAACAATCAACGGGCCGGTCATCGCCGGTCCAACCTGATCATTCACATGGTGCTTACCGCGGCTAGCATCGTCATGATCATCCCCTTTGCGTGGATGATTCTGACATCCTTAAAGACCGTTACAGAAGCCACGCAAATCCCGGTGAACATTTTCCCGTCGCATCCGAATTTGAGCAATTATGCGAAAGCGTTTGAGAAATCGGATTTTGCTCATTACTATGTAAACACGGTGTTTACCGCATTCATGAAAACGGTGTTCCCTGTTATTTTCAGCTCTATGGCCGCTTTTGCGTTCGCCAGAATCCGGTTTCCGGGCAGGACGATTCTGTTTTTCATCATCATCTCCGTGATGATGGTGCCGAATCCTGTTTTTTACACGCCGCAATATTTGCTGATGAGCAAGTGGGGATTGGTCAACACAGTGACGGCCCTATGGATCTGTTCTTTAGTCAGTCCGTTCGCCATGTTCATGCTCAGGCAATTTTTTCTAGGGATTTCCAAAGAGTTGGAGGAAGCTGCGATTTTGGACGGTTGCAACCCGTTTCAGACGTTCCGATATATTATGCTGCCTTTGGTGAAGTCGGCTTTGGTAGCTATCGTTATCATCCAGCTTCTTTGGTCGTGGAACGAATTGCAGTGGCCGCTTATTATTAATAGTTCGCCGGATAAGCTCACGTTATCTTCGGGACTCGCCACGCTGGTCTCCATGTTCAGCACAAACTATCCGGTATTGATGGCGGGGGCGTTCATGGCCGTTATTCCAATGATCGTTCTGTTCTTCCTTTTCCAGAAACGGTTTATCGAAGGGGTAGCTTTCAGCGCGCATAAAGGATGAGCACAGTTCTCTGCAAGCAAGACACTGCCTCTCAGGGTAGGTGTCTTGTTTTTGCTATCCTGAAAATTGGTTGAAACGGCTTTGGAGGAAAGCAGTTTAATATAACTACCCGAAATCGTATGAAGTCATCTATCGAGTAGACTGAAAAAATAAAGTTGTTTTCCTAATGCTTAGGTTAAGATAAGTCCCCTGTTTAAGAGCTACATGCTATTCGCGTACGTTCTTTAATTAGTAATCGGAAATGGAATATAATGAAGAGGACGTAGCCCAAGCGAAGGCGCTGCTCCCCATGATGAGCGGTTTGCGGCGCTGATCGGGGAATTCATGCAGAGCAGCGAGCTCTTCTGTGAGGTATGGCCAAGACATCACGTTCACGGTCATTACCGATTGCCACAAGCGTTGGCATGATCCCCGGAATATTTCAGCTCCAAATCGCTCATCAGGTTGACCACCCAGCTGCGAACGGCGTGGACCGGATAACGGTGTTTCCCGATGAAGGAAATCCACTTGGAAACCGTATTTTCCACGGCGGCTTCGTCATCAGTCTGAAGGCATTTACGCAGATCCTGCAGCGCTTCCGAATAATGAACAAATAGATTTTCTTTTGAGGTTTCCAGCGGTTGAACCTTCTCGGCCAGCGATAGGAAGGGACATGGTCAAGCATAGTTTGGAAAACAACTCCCCATCTCCGTTCGTTTAATGCGTAAACCGGCATATCTCGGTCGACCCCTAGTCTCGACGCCAAATGTTTCAATTGGGGGGGGGAAGATAGTACCGAACGATTCTCCGAAAGTTAACTTCGGGTTCCTAAGTCCCCATTCAGCAAGCCCCTTAAACAAAGCGCTATGGCGACCTTGAACCTCGGAAACGATCGGCATTCAGCTGAGCGACGCCGTACCCTACTTGCCCGTCGCCGTTTTCCCGGAGCGGCTCGCATTATGTTCTGTTCGTGCTGGACAACGCGCTGAACGAAACGGTTCGCTCGGCAGGAAGCGATTTTATTCCGGGGAACATATCATAAAGAAATCGCATAGCCCAAAACGGAAGAGGGACTAAGCGTCGCTAAGGCTTAACGCCGGAGACCAATATAACTCATATGTTAACATAAGATTTTTTTGTATTGGAAGTATAACTGAGCCCGGCAATCCCGCTCTAGTAAATAGCGGATGTCGCGGCGAAATTCCTAGCCTTTTCAACGGTAAAAGGACGGCGAAGTGCCATCGACCATTTTGAAAAATCGGCTGAATGCATGAATGTTCGGGAATCCCATTTTCTCGGCGATGATAGTAAGCGGTTCCGTGGTAAACTGAATCAGATGGCGTGCGGCGTGCATGCGCATCAAGTTATGATATTGAATCGGACTCATGCCAAATGAATGATGAAACAGACGAACGAGGTAATGTTTGCTGATTCCCGACATTCTGGAGATTTCGTCCAAACGGACTTTCCGGTTAGTATTGTGCATGAGATACTGCTTGACGTGCATCAAAGTGTGCATATTCGTTTCGAGCTGAGGATTCATGTTCCAATAGTTCTCCCTTAGCAGCTGAATCCAGAGCTGGATGAACAATCCCTTCACTTTAAATTCGTATAACGGCATTTTCGTTTCATACTCGTAAATGATATCCATCAGCATTTTTTCAATCATGATCGGGTTTTTCAACCGCAAATGGCTGGGGAGCGGAACCGGCATCTGATCGACGATATCCTGACGGAACCAGTTGATCTCTTCTTCGCCGATTTCTTCGAGGGGCCGGAACGATACCTTGACCTTCTCGCTGTCCGTATTATAGAAAAAATCGAAATGAATATGCGGCTGGCGAAACCGCGAACCATCCACTTTTACAATTTTATGGCGCTGTTTGGGACGAAATAAAAAAATATCCCCGCGCTCTCCCTCATAGACCGTATCCTCGATCGTACAAATCACTTTGCCTTCCATGATGTAAAGCAGTTCGTAATCGAACAATACCCTCTCTTCAATAACCCAAGGCCCTTCCACGATGTTGTCCATGGCGACGCGAATATATGGGGATATTTGGTGCAAGATCACGAAATTCCTCCTCGCAGGTTCGGTATAATATGATCCTATCACAAGTTGGAAAAGCAATAAATGATAAATAATAAATAAGCTTTGCTAAATACAATGGGGATGTAAACGGTTAATATTAGGGTAACCTCCGAGCGGCAGAAGCAACATTTGCTAGGAGAGCAATATGGGAAAAGGGGAGATCGGGCATATGAGAAAATGTTTGTCGATCATGACTGCGGCGTTGCTTGCTTTGAGTTCGGCGGGATGCGGCAACGAGCAGCCGTCCGGCGGCACGAAATCGGCAACCGGATCGGAATCGCAAAAGGCCGTCACGTTATCGATTGCTATGCATGTTGCCAATGTCAAGGATCAGGAGCCTTACATGTACGGCATTGTACAGAAGTTTCAGGAAAAATATCCGAATATCAAAATCGATTTGCAAGGATCCGACACGGATTCGCACGTCAAGAAGATGAAGATGGCTGCGCAAGCCCGGCAGCTGCCGGATATATTCTGGATGCTGCCGGCACCTGCGAAAGAAATGAACAAAGCCGGCATGCTGCTCGACCTGACGGATTTTCTGAAAACCAACGATGACATCGCTTCCAATATGGATGCCAAGCTGAAACAAAGCTACCAGGATGGCGGCAAGCAATTCGGCCTTCCTTATCAGGCGCTGGTAACCGGACTATGGTATAACAAAGCAATATTTGATCAATACAAAGTGAAAGTGCCGGAAACCTACGACGAGCTGCTGGCTGCGGCGAAAGTGTTCAAGAGCAATAATGTCGTCACGATTGCCAAAGGCGCGAAAGACGCCTTCAGCACCTGGGCTTTCCTCGGGATGCTGACCCGTTACGGTTTTTTTAACAAGATCGATAACATCGCAGCAGGCAAGGAGAAATTCAACAACCCAGATTTTCTCAAGTTTTATCAGAAAATCGACGAGCTTCGGACGGCGGGAGCTTTCCCTGAAAACGTATCCACACTGTCCTATTTCCAAGCGGTGGAGATGTTTACCGCGGGGAAGGCGGCTATGCTGGATGCCGGCGTATGGGAAACCAAGAAGATCGAAGCAAGTCCGATTGCGAAAAACGTAGGTTTCTCTTGGGGACCGACATTCTCTGACGGCGTCGGCAATCAGAAAGTCGCCATGGTGGTTGGAGCGGCTCCGCTCGTAGCGAATGCAGAAGTGAAAAAAGACGCCGCGAAATATGACGCGGTCATGAAGTTCTTCCAGTTCTTTTACAGTCAAGAAGGCGCGGCCATTATGGCCGAGAATGAAGCGCCGCCGGTCGTAAAGTATATGGGCAAAATAGACAAGGAGAAGTATCCCGTCTACAATGCGGTGCTCGAGCAAATGAACCTTCCGGGTTGGGAGCGTCCTGTCGCGCAGCCGGACCTGGTGCTCAGCGAAGCTGCGGCAAACGCCCTGAACGACAGCATTTACGGTGTCATCAACGGAATCTTCAAGCCTGCGGAAGCTCTTGATCTTGTCGATAAGAAGATGCGTTAATCGTCGTCGCTTTTTGCCGGCATTTCGTCGGCAGAACGCGCTCATCAAGAAGGCAGACAGGGAGAGAGTGCGATGATTTGGCTTAGCAAACGTAAATATTTGTTTCTGATGTTATTTCCTACCTTGGCTATCTATCTGGGGTACATCATTTTGCCTGTTTTAATTTCCTTTTATTACAGTTTCACTAAGTATACGGGCATAGGAGCAGCCGAGTTCATCGGACTTAAAAACTACGCGGAGTTGTTTCAAGACCGTCTGTTTTGGGTTTCCTTAAAAAATACGATCATCGTTCTGGGGGTCTCCATCGTCTTGCTGCTGCCGGGTTCTTTCTTTCTGGCTCTGCTTTTGAACGCCAAGGTGAAAGGCGGAAACGCGATTAAGGCATTAAATTTCGCACCTAGCATTGTGGCGCCGATTCTGGTCGGATTGATTTGGGTGTTCATCTTGGACCCGCAGATGGGCCTCATCAATCACTTTCTTAAAAGCATCGGCTTGGGCAGGCTCGCCTTGCAATGGATCGGCGGCACGACATGGACCCCTTATTCCGTCGGCGTGATCTTTGTTTGGCAAACCGTCGGTTTCTTGGCGACGATTTTCCTGGCCGGTCTCAAAATGATTCCGAAGGATGTGTACGAATCCAGCACGATCGATGGCGCCGGCCGTCTGCAGCAGATGTTATTCATAACAATCCCGATGCTGAACGAAACGATCAAGATCAATGTCGTACTCATCATTACCGGCGTATTCAAAATATTTGAGACGGTATTTATGCTGACGGGCGGCGGGCCCAATCATCTATCCGAAGTGATGGTCACTTATATGTATAATGTGACGTTTACCTCGGGGGAATACGGCTACGGGATGTCCATTGCTTTCGTCACGTTTCTGCTGACGATGATCTTTTCGCTTGCGTACATGGGTTTCAATAGAAAAACCATCGATGAATAATGAATAGGGGCTGAAGGGGTTTGAATCACATCGCCGGCAAACGGTCCAATCCATATGTTCATGCGATCGGCACGCATAGTTTATCTTATGCCGTCACCTTAGTCGTCCTGCTGCCGTTCTTGTGGATGATTCTATTATCGTTCAAATCCAATAACGACATCTTGAACGATCCGTTCAGCTTGCCGAGGACGTTCGGCTTGGACAACTACGTTCGCGCATGGAACACGTTGAATCTGGGGTTGTTGTATCAAAATACGTTTCTGATTGCAGTCGTCACGATCGCGATCGAGCTGGTCATCACGTTCATGAGTTCATATGCCTTGTCGCGAATGGTGTTCAGATCCGCCAAGCTGAAGCATTCGATCCATGTTCTTCTCTTGGCGGGGCTGGCGATTCCGGCGTTTATCCTGCTGTTTCCGGTATATCGGATTACGATTTCGCTTGACTTGTTAAATACGTACGCATCCCTGATCATTCCGTACATCGCCACTTCGATATCGTTTAATACGCTTTTGTTCACCGGCTTTTTGAAAGGCTTCCCGAAAGAAGTGGAAGAAGCCGCCGTCATCGACGGCTGCAGCTTGTTTACATTGTGCAGATCCATCGTAGTCCCGGTCATTATGCCTGTTGTCGCAACAATATTTATTTTTAATGTTCTCTATATATGGAACGAGTTTCCATTCGCTGTGACGCTCGTTAACAAAGACGGCATGCAGACGATATCGCTTGGAATCTCTCAGTTTAAAGGCCGATTTAATATCGATTATGGCGGCATTATTGCGGCAAGCACGCTTTTGATCATCCCTCAGCTCGTATTTTTCGCGATCTTCCAACGGTTCATTATCGAAGGAATGACCGCCGGGGCGGTAAAAGGCTGAGCCGTATCCATTGGGCAGCAACCATTTCATATAAAAAAACTAAAGGAGAAATCATGTATGCGAAATCAATCTTTGAACCTGCTTGGAAACTTGACCCAAATCAAGGAAGTCCGCTCCGCCCGTGTCTCCAGTTGGGACCAGGACGGGAAAAATCAAGACTATTGGATGATTCCCGCCGGAGAGTCGATCGTACTGGGGGACATTGAAGGCCCGGGAAGCATCACGCATCTGTGGATGACTTCCTTCTGCCGCCGAGTTCACGGACCGAGCGTCATACATCCGGAATGGGGAGGCAATATCGCGCCGGTCAACGAAATTCATAATGCGCTTGGAGTAACCTGGGAATCGGCCGATCCGGCGTGGTACCGTAAAGTGCTGATTAAAATGACCTGGGACGATCAGGATCACCCGAGCGTACTGGTTCCTTACGGCGACTTTTTCTGCATCGGCCATTCGATGCCGGGCAACTTTGCTTCGCTGCCTTTCACGGTATCCGTCAAGCCGGAAGAGCAGTTCAAGTTCGGCGGCGTCGCATCGGTCAACTGCTATTTGCCGATGCCGTTCAACAAACGGGCCAAGATTGAAATCATCAATGAAAACGACGTGCCGTTCGGCTTGTACTTCCATATCGACTATGAGCTGTATAAGCAGCCTTTTGGAGAAGACACCGCCTATTTTCACGCGCAGTGGCGCCGGGAAAATCCTTGCGACGGCTGGGGGCCGGACCTGCAGGTCAATACGCCGGAAGTAAACCGGATAGCCAATCTGGACGGTGAAGGCAATTATGTGATTCTGGAAGCGAAAGGAAAAGGGCATTATATCGGCTGCAACTTGTCCGTGACCCATTTTCAGGGCAGTTGGTGGGGCGAAGGCGACGACATGATCTTCATTGACGGCGAGAAGCTCCCGAGCATTGTCGGTACTGGCGCCGAAGACTATTTCAATCATGCCTGGGGCATGCAAAAAAATGCGTTCCCGTTCCACGGCTCGATCATTCACGAAAGCGATGTGCCGGGTTACCAAGTTTCGTACCGCTTCCATATTACCGACCCGGTTCACTTCTCGGAAAGCTTGAAGGTGACGATCGAGCACGGTCATGCCAATCATCTGTCCGACGATTGGTCCTCCACGGCGTATTGGTATCAGACGCTGCCGTCCGAGCCTTTCGGTATTTTGCCGGTAGAGGAGCGCATCCAGCGGATGCCGCAATTCCCGAGCCCGGGACCGCTGAAGCCGGTTGCCCTGAACGAGGAGATGCAGCAGTCGTACGAAATGGCCAAAACGCGGATGGAGCAATATGCGGAAGGCCGCGCGGCTCAGGTGAAGAAAAAAGAAGACAGGCTGGCGCAGCATTCCCGCGGAAACATCGAGCAAAGCAAGGCGGTAAGAAACGCCTTTCACTCATAAAACCAAACGGATAAGTCTGTTCCGGGGACTTAACCGGCTCCATGATTCCGAATAAAGGAAGGAATAGATCGTAATGTCAAACGATTCGTTGCATCGCGAAGCATTGTTGAAAGCGGAAAACTCCATCGCCAAAGTGAAAGATTCAGTAAGCAAAGACCTCATGCGCTTGAAATATCATTTCATGGCGCCGGCTTATTGGATTAACGACCCGAACGGACTTATTTTTTACAAGGGCGAATACCATTTGTTTTACCAGCATTATCCGTACGCACCGGAGTGGGGAGCTATGCATTGGGGGCATGCGAAAAGCAAGGACCTGGTTCACTGGCAGCACCTTCCGATCGCACTCGCTCCGAGCGAGAGCTATGACCTTCACGAAAGAGGCGGATGTTTTTCGGGAAGCGCGGTTGACGACGACGGCATCTTGTCGGTGCTGTACACGGGAACCGTCATTCGCGACGGCGCGGTGATTCAGACTCAAAATCTGGCGACCAGCTCGGATGGCATTACGTTCCGCAAATACGAAGGCAATCCTGTCATTAGCACGCCTCCGGAGGACGGGTCCTCCGACTTCCGCGACCCGAAGGTTTGGAAGCACGAGAATACTTGGTATATGGTGGTAGGTTCGAGCAAAGACGGCCAGGGCAAGGCTTTGCTGTACAAATCGCCGAATCTGCGAGTGTGGGATTATGTCGGGGTGCTGGCCGAGAGCGACGGCACGATGGGCTCGATGTGGGAATGCCCCGATTTCTTCCCGCTCGGAGACCGCTACGTGCTGATGTTCTCGCCTATGGGAATGGGCGAGCGAAAGACGATCTATCTTGTCGGCGACATGGATTACGAAACGGGTACATTTACATGGGATACAATAGGCGATGTCGATTTCGGGTACGAGTATTATGCCCCCCAATCGTTCCTTGACGGCAAAGGCAGAAGAATCGTCATTGCCTGGCTGAATGCATGGGATTGGATGCCGTGGTTTAAAAACTTCGGACCTACGGGGAAAAACAATTGGTGCGGCGCCATGTCGGCCCCGAGAACGGTGGAGCTTGGCGAGGATGGAAGATTGAGTTTCCCGCCGGTCGAAGAGCTGCAGGTGCTCAGGCGAGAGCATTATCATTATACGAATGCCAAAATTGTGCCGGGTACCCCGCTTCTTCCGGATTATACGGCCAGCGACTGTTTGGAAATCAAAGCCGAGCTCCAATTGTCCGGCTCCGAAGCGGAAGAAGTCGGATTTATTCTCAGAGCCTCCGAGGACCGCAAACAGCAAACGGTTCTCAGCTACAATCTGCGCAAAAAAGAGCTGACGTTTGACAGAAACCGGTCGGACGGATGGAGCGAAGGGGTGTGCAGCGTTCGCCTGGAAGCTTCCGAGACGCTGACGCTGCATATTTTTATCGATACTTGTGTCGTTGAAATATATGTGGACCATTACCGGGTTGCGCTGACGAACAATATTTATCCCGATCCGGCAAGTGTTTTTCTCGATCTATATGCAGTCGGAGATACGGTGATCGTCAAATCTATGGATATTTGGAAATTGAGATCCGCCTGGTAAAT
The window above is part of the Paenibacillus hamazuiensis genome. Proteins encoded here:
- a CDS encoding carbohydrate ABC transporter permease, which translates into the protein MNSRSRYVWAYIMIAPTLLGTVLFWTWPAIYSIYLSFLKSENFGMVNHWVGLANYERLFKDKEFWQNLRNTLYYAVMFVPLTLLFSTFFAVLLNAKIRGLSAYRVIFFLPQVTMPAAAAMVWVVLFARDYGFINYLLGTHVAWISDTRFAMFALVIVGVWGAIGFNMLLILAGLQGIPRALYEAAEIDGAVRFRKFRYITLPLLTPTLFFTTVVLMIGATQIFDSIYLLIGKTNVALPAVRSLVYAYYQNSFVYYDQNYGAAIVNILLVINLILTGLQFAFQKKWVVYD
- a CDS encoding carbohydrate ABC transporter permease — translated: MANNQRAGHRRSNLIIHMVLTAASIVMIIPFAWMILTSLKTVTEATQIPVNIFPSHPNLSNYAKAFEKSDFAHYYVNTVFTAFMKTVFPVIFSSMAAFAFARIRFPGRTILFFIIISVMMVPNPVFYTPQYLLMSKWGLVNTVTALWICSLVSPFAMFMLRQFFLGISKELEEAAILDGCNPFQTFRYIMLPLVKSALVAIVIIQLLWSWNELQWPLIINSSPDKLTLSSGLATLVSMFSTNYPVLMAGAFMAVIPMIVLFFLFQKRFIEGVAFSAHKG
- a CDS encoding AraC family transcriptional regulator, with product MILHQISPYIRVAMDNIVEGPWVIEERVLFDYELLYIMEGKVICTIEDTVYEGERGDIFLFRPKQRHKIVKVDGSRFRQPHIHFDFFYNTDSEKVKVSFRPLEEIGEEEINWFRQDIVDQMPVPLPSHLRLKNPIMIEKMLMDIIYEYETKMPLYEFKVKGLFIQLWIQLLRENYWNMNPQLETNMHTLMHVKQYLMHNTNRKVRLDEISRMSGISKHYLVRLFHHSFGMSPIQYHNLMRMHAARHLIQFTTEPLTIIAEKMGFPNIHAFSRFFKMVDGTSPSFYR
- a CDS encoding ABC transporter substrate-binding protein → MRKCLSIMTAALLALSSAGCGNEQPSGGTKSATGSESQKAVTLSIAMHVANVKDQEPYMYGIVQKFQEKYPNIKIDLQGSDTDSHVKKMKMAAQARQLPDIFWMLPAPAKEMNKAGMLLDLTDFLKTNDDIASNMDAKLKQSYQDGGKQFGLPYQALVTGLWYNKAIFDQYKVKVPETYDELLAAAKVFKSNNVVTIAKGAKDAFSTWAFLGMLTRYGFFNKIDNIAAGKEKFNNPDFLKFYQKIDELRTAGAFPENVSTLSYFQAVEMFTAGKAAMLDAGVWETKKIEASPIAKNVGFSWGPTFSDGVGNQKVAMVVGAAPLVANAEVKKDAAKYDAVMKFFQFFYSQEGAAIMAENEAPPVVKYMGKIDKEKYPVYNAVLEQMNLPGWERPVAQPDLVLSEAAANALNDSIYGVINGIFKPAEALDLVDKKMR
- a CDS encoding carbohydrate ABC transporter permease, coding for MIWLSKRKYLFLMLFPTLAIYLGYIILPVLISFYYSFTKYTGIGAAEFIGLKNYAELFQDRLFWVSLKNTIIVLGVSIVLLLPGSFFLALLLNAKVKGGNAIKALNFAPSIVAPILVGLIWVFILDPQMGLINHFLKSIGLGRLALQWIGGTTWTPYSVGVIFVWQTVGFLATIFLAGLKMIPKDVYESSTIDGAGRLQQMLFITIPMLNETIKINVVLIITGVFKIFETVFMLTGGGPNHLSEVMVTYMYNVTFTSGEYGYGMSIAFVTFLLTMIFSLAYMGFNRKTIDE
- a CDS encoding carbohydrate ABC transporter permease: MNHIAGKRSNPYVHAIGTHSLSYAVTLVVLLPFLWMILLSFKSNNDILNDPFSLPRTFGLDNYVRAWNTLNLGLLYQNTFLIAVVTIAIELVITFMSSYALSRMVFRSAKLKHSIHVLLLAGLAIPAFILLFPVYRITISLDLLNTYASLIIPYIATSISFNTLLFTGFLKGFPKEVEEAAVIDGCSLFTLCRSIVVPVIMPVVATIFIFNVLYIWNEFPFAVTLVNKDGMQTISLGISQFKGRFNIDYGGIIAASTLLIIPQLVFFAIFQRFIIEGMTAGAVKG
- a CDS encoding glycoside hydrolase family 172 protein; the encoded protein is MRNQSLNLLGNLTQIKEVRSARVSSWDQDGKNQDYWMIPAGESIVLGDIEGPGSITHLWMTSFCRRVHGPSVIHPEWGGNIAPVNEIHNALGVTWESADPAWYRKVLIKMTWDDQDHPSVLVPYGDFFCIGHSMPGNFASLPFTVSVKPEEQFKFGGVASVNCYLPMPFNKRAKIEIINENDVPFGLYFHIDYELYKQPFGEDTAYFHAQWRRENPCDGWGPDLQVNTPEVNRIANLDGEGNYVILEAKGKGHYIGCNLSVTHFQGSWWGEGDDMIFIDGEKLPSIVGTGAEDYFNHAWGMQKNAFPFHGSIIHESDVPGYQVSYRFHITDPVHFSESLKVTIEHGHANHLSDDWSSTAYWYQTLPSEPFGILPVEERIQRMPQFPSPGPLKPVALNEEMQQSYEMAKTRMEQYAEGRAAQVKKKEDRLAQHSRGNIEQSKAVRNAFHS
- a CDS encoding glycoside hydrolase family 32 protein; this encodes MSNDSLHREALLKAENSIAKVKDSVSKDLMRLKYHFMAPAYWINDPNGLIFYKGEYHLFYQHYPYAPEWGAMHWGHAKSKDLVHWQHLPIALAPSESYDLHERGGCFSGSAVDDDGILSVLYTGTVIRDGAVIQTQNLATSSDGITFRKYEGNPVISTPPEDGSSDFRDPKVWKHENTWYMVVGSSKDGQGKALLYKSPNLRVWDYVGVLAESDGTMGSMWECPDFFPLGDRYVLMFSPMGMGERKTIYLVGDMDYETGTFTWDTIGDVDFGYEYYAPQSFLDGKGRRIVIAWLNAWDWMPWFKNFGPTGKNNWCGAMSAPRTVELGEDGRLSFPPVEELQVLRREHYHYTNAKIVPGTPLLPDYTASDCLEIKAELQLSGSEAEEVGFILRASEDRKQQTVLSYNLRKKELTFDRNRSDGWSEGVCSVRLEASETLTLHIFIDTCVVEIYVDHYRVALTNNIYPDPASVFLDLYAVGDTVIVKSMDIWKLRSAW